CCACAGCGATTTGGGAGCAGGCCCTGGATATGATCGAGGCGGGCCAGCTTACCCATGATGTCTTTATCGCCAAACAGTCGGATTGGATTTCACAGCTTATTGTCCAGTACCAGGGCACATCCCTGTCGATCAAGGTGCCCCAAGGTCCAGCCTGCCCAGAGTGCGGCGCGGCCATGCGAGAACGCACCGGTAAAAAAGGTGTCTTCTGGTCATGCCCACGCTATCCCGAGTGCAAAGGTACGTTGCCGGTTGAATCTGCACCTACCAAGGGCAGTACGCCGCGTAAGCGACGCAGCGCCCCCAGGGCATCCTGAGCTGCCCAACACCCACATTGCCATGGCGGCCTGACCGGCTGCATAGCATTCATCCCGTAGCCCTGCGGGACTCCCAACGCGCCAATTCTTCTGCAATCGTGTGCGTGCCTCGCGTGACTGATTACAGCGCCGGGGTAAGAAGAACTCTACTCGCTGAATCGATCCCTGCGATTACCCTTGGTCAGTAATATTCCCGTTTAGCGCGAAGGGTCTCCTGGTGATTTGCCTGCTTGGTCGGAGCGAGCCTCCAGGAGACCCTTTGTGGTCAACGGTATTCAATACCGGTGCTCGCCGGTGAAAAAACGGGCTCCCTTTGTGCGCGGATGTGCGCCAGATAATACCGGCCCCAGCCACGATACGGGTCGGGTGTGAATGCTGAAGCAGCGATCGGTTCTACCGACGACCGTGACTGCGCCAGCCCACGGGTGGTTTCTTCCTCCCAAGCCGAAGGCCTACTGGTTTTCGGCACCTTTCTCCTGCCTACACGCAATACCCCGGACGGTGACCACTGCCCGAGGCCACACGCACAGGAGAGATACGAATGCACCCTCACTCTACCAATACAACCAATACAACGTTGCAGTACGGCAGCGTCTGCAGCGGGATCGAAGCCGTCAGCCTGGCTTGGGAACCGCTGGGAATGGAAGCCGCCTGGTTCTCCGAGATCGAACCGTTTCCGTGCGCCGTACTCGCACATCGCTACCCCAGCGTGCCCAATCTGGGCGATATGACGCAGATCGCCAGTCAAGCGCTGTCAGGCCAGGTTACGGCGCCGGACATCCTGGTCGGTGGCACCCCGTGTCAATCATTCAGTCTGGCCGGTGCTCGCCGGGGATTATCCGACCCACGTGGCGCCTTGACCCTTAAATATGTGGAGCTTGCCAATGCGATCGACCAAACCCGCCTCGCCAGTCACCGTCCGCTCTCAACGCTCGTCTGGGAAAATGTCCCGGGCGTGCTCAGTGATCGCTCCAACGCCTTTGGCTGCCTGCTGGGCGCATTGGCCGGAGAAAGCCATGCGCTCGAACCGCCAGGGGCGAAGTGGACGCACGCAGGTTACGTGTCTGGCCCCCAGCGCCGTCTCGCCTGGCGTGTCCTCGACGCTCAATATTTCGGTGTCGCCCAACGCCGTCGTAGAGTGTTTCTTGTGGCAAGTGGTCGAGACGACCTCGATCCCGCCGAAGTACTTTTTGAGTCAGGTGGCCTGTACGGGGATTCTTCGTCGCGCTTCGCGCCGTGGCAAGACGCTGCCCGCGCTGCTGGAACGCGCACTGCATCATCAGGCGACTATGCCGGTCTGAATCAGTCCTATGGCAAAGTCAGCATCACGTTCGGCTTCGGCGGCGGCAACACGGCAGGGCCGATTGACGTTGCGGCCTGCCTGACTGCGCAGGGCGGCGCCAAAGGCGATTTCGAGACCGATACGTTGTTGCACAGTCGGTAATGGGTTCCATCAGCCACACGCTGAACACGTCCACTGGCTGCAGTGAGGATGGCTGTGGCAGAGGTGTGCCAATCATTACCAGTAATGTACTTCACGTCATGGCTTTTGCAGAGAACTCACGCGGTGAGGTGCGTCTGGAATCTGGGGATGGCCAGATCACAGGTGCTTTATCTACTGGGGGTGGCAAGCCATGGCAGGGGAGGCCGGCGGTACTCAGCGTGGCGCTGCGTGGACGTGACCAGGGCCTGTCTGCAGAGCTGGGTCATGGTATCTCTCCCGCACTGCGTGCCAGCTGCGGCGGTGGCGATAAAGGCCATGTATTGGTGCCTGACTACGACGCCTATTTTCACTATGAGCAGAACGACCTCTCAGCGATGGACTGGTCGCAATGGCGGGTACGCCGGTTGATGCCCAGGGAGTGCGAGCGGCTTCAGGGAATGCCGGACGACTGGACGCTGGTGCCGTACAGAGGTAAACCGGCAGCCGATGCGCCGCGCTATAAGGCCATCGGCAACTCCATGGCTGTACCTTGCGTAGCTTGGCTGGGCCATCGTCTGGCGCACTGCATTCACAAGGCACAGTCGCCCGCTTTGGCTTGATGCACAGAGCGGTAAGCTCCAATCAATCAGCCTCTAAGTCGCATCCATTTCATTATTTTGCCCCCGCCAATGCCGGGGGCTTTTTTTCATGCGCGAGATAAATCCGGTTCAGCCAGTTGCTTATTGCCAACTGACGCCGCCCGAGGCCTGAGCAAAGCTGCCCATATGTGTTGCTGACGTTGTCAGCGCCATGCCAGCAGCAAGGGTCTTTCGGCTGCGCAGGGATTTATCCCCCTGAGACCCACCAGTCCGCCATGCATCAGTCTGCGGATGAACGCCGTCCAGGCGTCGATGCATCTTTCTTCATCTCTAGCGGGACTTGCCATCCCCAAAGGGGCAGACCTGTCTCGCAATCCATAATCAAGGAGCATGTCATGAACAAGATTCTGCCCCCAAAAGTCGTTGATCTGTTGGTGCGCGAAGAGCAGCATTTTGCCTGTGCTTCGAACGCATTCTTCCAAGCCTGGAAGCGTGGCGCCGAGATTGCCGGAGCGCAATGGTTTGGCGACGGCACTCGTGAAGGTCTGAACCGCGCCGTTGATATCTGGGAATTGCGTCCCGGGATGCACGAACTCAATGACGCGCTCGGCGTTATGAGCAGCGGCCAACGCATGTTTCTTGCCGCAATGGTCAGCTTCTACAACGCCCGCGAAGGCACTGCCATGCTGCGCCACTGTGGCTTTGAAGGGTTGGCCGACCTTGGCTGCCTGGATCTGCAGCGGCGTCAGGTTATTTCCGACCTCATGCTGAACTACACCGGTTGGTAAGTCCGTAAAGGGGATAAAGCGCTGCATTTACATCGCGCCCCACAGTGATCCTGCCAGGAACCTTGCATTCCTTCATTTCTATCGTTGCCACTTTTCTCATCCGCTGGAGCTAACCCCCCAGCAGGGGGTTGGCTTTCGCCCATCCCTTGTAGGAGAAATCTCATGTCTCAGCACAACAACCCTTTTATCCGCGGGTATCAGAATCTGCGTATTGCTCGTCAGTTGCTCATCACACACGAAGATGATTGCCCACCCGTCTGGCGATCAGTGCATCCTATTCAAGCACACCTACCGGAGGATCAGGTTAATCAGTTTCCTTGCGTGTTTGACGACTACTTTGCCCTCATTACTGAAGGCCAGAAGGTGCCGCGTACTTTGGAAGACCAATGCAGGTCTGTGGGTATCGTGCGCTCTATGGTCTACGCCATTAGCGGCCAGGACTTTGATGGCACGCCTGTGCATGTAGGAGACTTTTACTCTGAAGCTGCCGCATGCCGGGTGGTGAGCCGCCTGAGTTTCGAGACCGGCTTTTACAGTCGGGCCTGGGAAATCAGCACAGACCACATTACCGAGGATTCGATGCGGTACTTGTGCGAATTGGTGGATATTGACACGCCACCCGGGCTTCTGTTCGTTGCATTCCGAGTGCCGTACAGTCCGGTCGTCGGCGTCAAGTTGATCGCCACGCCCTGGACAGACGAGAACCTGCAGCATGTAGAAGGCATTACCGCCGATCAGCTGCAGCAGGAACATCTGTCCAAAGGCATACCGGGTGATTTGGCGCACATTCTTCAATTAGCAGCCAGTGCCGATGTACGTCTCCTGATGTTCGATCCCGACGCGCCAGTGCTCGACGGTCTGCCGAACTACGCAACATAGACTGTCCCATTCGCCCTACCAAGGGGCTTCTTTTGGTCTGCGGTACCCAAACGGATGAGCGCTATATCTGTTTCATGGCAGACGCCATCGCGTCATGGCGACATCCTCAAAACATGTTCGCTGGCGTAGCCGGCAACAACCCAGGCAGTCAAGGCCATCAAGACTGCGGCGGCCCCCAGGTTCGCTGGCTGACCTCCTATCTGGACGTTCAACGTCCATTCCACCTCAAGGGATCTTTCATCCCTGTGGGGGTGAAGGGTTCCGTTTTCTCGGAGTCCATCATGGATCATCAAGCTATTCGTCAACAAATGCCCACCCTGGTTGCCGGTCATGTACCGAGTAACGCACGATCTTTCCAGTTCAACATCTTCGACGGAAAACCGAAGGAGACGATGTTGGGCTTTCACATTGATCCTCAGCCTTTTGAGGGCAAGGTTGTCGCCATCACCGACGACGCCATTGTTGTCAAAATCAGCCGGACGAGGTTCGCGGTGCTGGATCGGACGCTCGTCACCGAGGTTCCCCCAGAGGGAGCCAAGGTCGAAGTGTCGCCGTATGCACGCCGGCGCTTCGACGGTCTGCGTGCCGATACACCTGAAGAAGTCATCGAACACCGGGCCGACGGTACTCAATGCACTATACAGCGCATGACCCTTGGCGCGGCACCGGCCAAACTGCCGGTTGCCCACCCGCAATGCCTGGAGCTGCAGCAGCTTATTGAGCAGATGGAGGAAATGCCGGCTCCTGATGGGCATCGGCGGATCACTCACATGCTGGTTGATGCACAGGCAAGTGACTTTTCACTCGTTGATCCGAAGCCCAGTGACATTATTCGGACGCCGCCCTCCGTGAGTTTCACGGTTGAAACTGCGAAATTCGCTGGACTTGTCAGCGTGATCTACATGCGCGGGGCCGATACCTATTCCGTGGAGTTGCAACACAACGGAGAACGGGTAGAGCGCCTGGATGACGTTTATTTCGACATGCTTGGGGAAACCCTGGCTGAGTTGATTGATGACGGCTTATGGCGCTGCATCCAGGTCCGCTCGCTACACAAGACTGCTCGTGGCCGGAAAGTAGCCTGATCACCTTCCAAAAGCCCAAGCGAGCATGTTCATACCCCAGAACCTCATGGTCGGCGGCGCATCGCCGGCTGCGGGGTCACTTCCTATCAATGGAGTACGCTCATGTCCATGCGTTTCAAAGGCGCTGACCTGCGCCCCGTGCTGTCTGAGGCTGTTGCCAATCAATGCCGCATCATCCTGGTGAAAGACCGTGGTGTGTACTGGTTGGCAGAGCACGGCGAGCATCTGCCCAGCGTTGCCAAGCGTTGATTGCCTATGCCGCCGGCTGCAACCCCGATATCGATGTATTTGATGATTGGTGGGAACTGGCTCATGAGAGCTGGGAGGTGATGATTTTGGTGAATACTTCGACCCTACCGAGAGTGTGTTTGCACACATCATGAATAGTCTGGATGACCTGGAACTGTCAGCTACGTCGACACACTTGTCGTTGCAAGCGATTTCCCCCACTCCCTGACTAACCGGTTTGTTCTCCCAGCCCCTTACTCCCTCCATGCCAGTCCGCCCCCGTAAGGGAGGCGGGCAGGTTCACTTTCAAGAAGGAGCAATGCATGTTCCAGCCCCTCAACCGAGGGGCTTTTTCATGCCAACAGGAAATGAAAGGGGAGCGCCCGGATGCCGATTTCTTGCTGCCTCACGAACAACCCCCGGCCATGATGACCTCATGCCCAGCTGACAGTCGTCAGCAGCATCCCAGGTAGCCACGATCTTCAAGGCTACGGCGTGGTTCCATTACGTTGATCACCCAGCTCGCACCGCATCCATCTGCGAGCGGCCACCGACCTGTTCGGTGACGGATGCTTTAGTTTTTCAACCCATCGCGGGGTTACGCACTTTCCCCGCAGCATGGGACTGGTGTGTCTCCGCTTCTATTCCGAATGGAGATTCACCATGAATACCACGTCCAATGAGAAGTCCTATTTCGATCTTCACACCTCGGGTATCGGCTACCTGCAGCGTGTCCGCGAAGTTCCCGTACGAGGCGGCCGCCGCGCTGAGCCATTTCTTGCATGCACCATCGCTGCGCTCGTTGGCTCTGTCCAGAACCCTAAAAAGCGCTATTTTGATCTGAAGGTCTCCGGGGCCGAAGCCAAGAAAATCGTCGCCGGCTATGTTGGCATTGATGATCAGCACCAACGTCCATTGGTTCGCTTTCGTATTGGCGATCTGTGGGGCGATGCCTACATCCGTCCCAATGGCGAACGCAAAGGTGAAGCGGCAGCCTCACTCAAAGGTCGCCTGCTGAAGGTAGAACTTATCGACCGCTCTGCGCTTGAGCAGATAGAGCAGCACGAGTTGGTTACAAGGGGCATTGGCTATTTGAACCGGCCCCAAGAGATCAAGCCCATCAACAGCGATGCGTTCCTGTCATGCTCAATCGGTGCATTGGCAGGGCCGGTCGATGAACCTGACTATCGTTATTTCGACACTATCGTTGCTGCAAGGGATGCTCAAGGTCTGGTGCGCCAATGTGTACAGGCAATTGAGGCTGAGAGCAAAGTCCTGGTCAGCTTCCGTCTCAACGACATGAAGATAGATCCGTACATCCGCAATAAGGGCGAGCGCGCTGGTGAACCTGCCGCGAGCCTGAAATCCACGCTGATTCATATTGGACTGATCAAGATCGATGGTGAGCAGGTATACCCGGAGAGGGTAGCGAACGCCGAGGCGCCGCAGGATCAGGACGTACTTGCGCCTGAAGTCGATGGAAGCACTAACGCCCCACCTTCTGAGCGTGAGCCGATTCCGGCTGAGTCGTTCTGACCTGATAAGGCCCCTTCCTGGGGCCTTATCACTTATTCAACTGGGCACATGCCA
Above is a genomic segment from Halopseudomonas litoralis containing:
- a CDS encoding GTPase; the protein is MDHQAIRQQMPTLVAGHVPSNARSFQFNIFDGKPKETMLGFHIDPQPFEGKVVAITDDAIVVKISRTRFAVLDRTLVTEVPPEGAKVEVSPYARRRFDGLRADTPEEVIEHRADGTQCTIQRMTLGAAPAKLPVAHPQCLELQQLIEQMEEMPAPDGHRRITHMLVDAQASDFSLVDPKPSDIIRTPPSVSFTVETAKFAGLVSVIYMRGADTYSVELQHNGERVERLDDVYFDMLGETLAELIDDGLWRCIQVRSLHKTARGRKVA
- a CDS encoding DUF3577 domain-containing protein, giving the protein MNTTSNEKSYFDLHTSGIGYLQRVREVPVRGGRRAEPFLACTIAALVGSVQNPKKRYFDLKVSGAEAKKIVAGYVGIDDQHQRPLVRFRIGDLWGDAYIRPNGERKGEAAASLKGRLLKVELIDRSALEQIEQHELVTRGIGYLNRPQEIKPINSDAFLSCSIGALAGPVDEPDYRYFDTIVAARDAQGLVRQCVQAIEAESKVLVSFRLNDMKIDPYIRNKGERAGEPAASLKSTLIHIGLIKIDGEQVYPERVANAEAPQDQDVLAPEVDGSTNAPPSEREPIPAESF
- a CDS encoding DUF5983 family protein produces the protein MSQHNNPFIRGYQNLRIARQLLITHEDDCPPVWRSVHPIQAHLPEDQVNQFPCVFDDYFALITEGQKVPRTLEDQCRSVGIVRSMVYAISGQDFDGTPVHVGDFYSEAAACRVVSRLSFETGFYSRAWEISTDHITEDSMRYLCELVDIDTPPGLLFVAFRVPYSPVVGVKLIATPWTDENLQHVEGITADQLQQEHLSKGIPGDLAHILQLAASADVRLLMFDPDAPVLDGLPNYAT